From the genome of Salvelinus fontinalis isolate EN_2023a chromosome 20, ASM2944872v1, whole genome shotgun sequence, one region includes:
- the snap25a gene encoding synaptosomal-associated protein 25-A isoform X1, with product MAEDLDMRNELSDMQQRADQLGDESLESTRRMLQLVEESKDAGIRTLVMLDEQGEQLERIEEGMDQINKDMKDAEKNLNDLGKFCGICSCPCNKMKSGGSKAWGNNQDGVVASQPARVVDEREQMAISGGFVRRVTDDARENEMDENLEQVGGIIGNLRHMALDMGNEIDTQNRQIDRIMEKADSNKTRIDEANQRATKMLGSG from the exons ATGGCTGAAGACTTGGACATGCGCAATGAGCTGTCGGATATGCAGCAACGCGCCGACCAGCTTGGAGATGAG TCGCTCGAGAGCACTCGTCGTATGCTACAGCTGGTGGAAGAG AGTAAAGATGCTGGTATCAGGACTTTGGTTATGTTGGACGAGCAAGGAG AGCAACTGGAGCGCATCGAAGAGGGAATGGACCAAATCAATAAGGACATGAAGGATGCAGAAAAGAATTTGAACGATCTAGGAAAATTCTGTGGTATTTGCTCCTGCCCATGTAACAA gatgaAGAGTGGTGGCAGCAAGGCTTGGGGGAACAACCAGGATGGGGTGGTGGCCAGCCAGCCTGCCCGTGTGGTGGACGAACGTGAACAGATGGCCATCAGTGGAGGATTCGTTCGCAG GGTAACAGATGATGCCCGGGAAAATGAGATGGATGAGAACCTGGAGCAGGTGGGAGGCATCATCGGTAACCTGCGCCACATGGCCCTGGATATGGGCAATGAGATCGACACCCAGAATCGACAGATCGACAGGAtcatggagaag GCTGATTCTAACAAGACCAGGATTGACGAAGCCAACCAGCGGGCCACTAAGATGCTGGGCAGTGGCTAA
- the snap25a gene encoding synaptosomal-associated protein 25-A isoform X2, translating to MAEDLDMRNELSDMQQRADQLGDESLESTRRMLQLVEESKDAGIRTLVMLDEQGEQLDRVEDGMNHINQDMKEAEKSLKDLGKCCGLIICPCNKMKSGGSKAWGNNQDGVVASQPARVVDEREQMAISGGFVRRVTDDARENEMDENLEQVGGIIGNLRHMALDMGNEIDTQNRQIDRIMEKADSNKTRIDEANQRATKMLGSG from the exons ATGGCTGAAGACTTGGACATGCGCAATGAGCTGTCGGATATGCAGCAACGCGCCGACCAGCTTGGAGATGAG TCGCTCGAGAGCACTCGTCGTATGCTACAGCTGGTGGAAGAG AGTAAAGATGCTGGTATCAGGACTTTGGTTATGTTGGACGAGCAAGGAG AACAACTCGACCGTGTTGAAGATGGCATGAACCATATCAACCAAGACATGAAGGAGGCCGAGAAAAGTTTAAAAGATTTAGGGAAATGCTGTGGTCTTATCATATGTCCCTGTAACAA gatgaAGAGTGGTGGCAGCAAGGCTTGGGGGAACAACCAGGATGGGGTGGTGGCCAGCCAGCCTGCCCGTGTGGTGGACGAACGTGAACAGATGGCCATCAGTGGAGGATTCGTTCGCAG GGTAACAGATGATGCCCGGGAAAATGAGATGGATGAGAACCTGGAGCAGGTGGGAGGCATCATCGGTAACCTGCGCCACATGGCCCTGGATATGGGCAATGAGATCGACACCCAGAATCGACAGATCGACAGGAtcatggagaag GCTGATTCTAACAAGACCAGGATTGACGAAGCCAACCAGCGGGCCACTAAGATGCTGGGCAGTGGCTAA